In the genome of Natronomonas salina, the window CCCAGCACCCGGTCGGACCCGAGGATGAGCAGCGCGGCGAGGAACGCGGCGAAGGCGAACAGCATCATCCAGACGGTCGCGAGGATCGACCAGGTGAACATCGGCATGTCCATCAGGCCCATCCCCTCGGCGCGGGAGTGGTGGATGGTCGTCAGGAAGTTGATGGTCGAGGCGGTGACCGCCACGACGAACATCGCCAGCGCGAGCACCGCGCCGGTCCCGCCGACGCTCGGGGTGTAAGCCGGGACGTTCAGCGGCGCGTAGATCGTCCACCCGGTCGCCAGCGTCTCCCCTTGGAAGAAGGAGATGCCGAGCAGAACGCCGGAGAGGAGGTACATCCAGTAGGAGAGCGCGTTCAGCCGGGGGAACGCGAGGTCGTCGGCGCCGATCTGCAGCGGCACGAGGTAGTTCGCGAACCCGAAGGCGAACGGCGAGAGGAACCAGAACACCATGATCAGCCCGTGGGCGGTGACCGTCTCGTTGTAGGCCATCCCGGTAAGGACCTGCGCGCCGGGTTCGAGCAGCTGGAGGCGGAGCAGCAGCGCCAGCACGCCACCGAACAGCAGGAAGAACAGCGACGTCACCAGATAGAGGATGCCGACGTCCTTGTGGTTCGTCGTGACCAGCCAGCGGCGGACCGACGTCGACGGCGGCAGGTCGCTCATACCGCCGCCACCTCCGCGGGCCGGACGGCCGGCTGACGTCCGGTCGTATTGGACCCGTTGCTCTCACCGCCAGGCGTCGACCCAGTCTCGGTACCCTCGGGAGTCGACTCGCCGCCGCTCGCATTGGCCGTCGAGTTATCGGACGTCGAGTTCCCCGCCTCGGAGCCGTCGGACGTGGAGTTACCTGCCCCGGAGTCGTCCGAGGAGTTCTCCGAGGCCTGCGACTCGTACCACTCGTAGAACGCCTCGTTCTCCATGACGATCACCTCGCCGACCATGTCGGAGTGGCCCTGCCCGCAGAGCTCGTAGCAGTTGGCGGTGTAGTTGCCCGTCTCATCGGCGAGGAACCAGGTCTCCTGCTCCTGGCCGGGGATGGAGTCGGCCTTCACCCGTAGCTCGGGGATCCCGAAGTTGTGCCAGACGTCGTTCGACGTCACCGTCAACCGGATCACCTCCCCCTGCGGCACGCGGAGTTCGTCGTAGGTCTGGACGCCGTTGGGATAGACGAACTGCCAGCTGAACTGGACGCCGACGACCTGGACCTCGAGTTGCTCGGCCGAGTCACCCTCGACGTCGTGGGTCGGCCCCTCCTCGACGTACAGCAGCAGGAAGTATGAGTACGCGACGAGGCTGATGACGATGACGGCGCTGATGCCGAAGGAGACGAAGAGCTTCCGGCTCTTCGCCCCGGATTGCCCCGTCGGGAGTTCGCCGAGCACCGGCGGCTCGAAGCCGTCGTCGGCCTTCGCCGCGGTGTCGCGCCCCCTGTAGGCGTGGTACAGGGTGTACCCGACCACGACGACCCCCACGAGGGTGCCGATGACGAGGAACACCCAGAAGATCTCGCTGAACACCTCGGCCTGCGCCCGCCACTCCTCCGGCACCTGGTGCGATAATATGAGGGACCCCATCATGGTGAAGGATAGCTTGACAGTCATTGTCAGCCAAGCTCACTTAGCTCTTTGGTGGGATCCGGTCGCCCCGTCCGGGGTCCCGCCCGAGGGCACCGCCCCACCGGACCGAGATACGTCAAGACGTACCAAGGATATATGAGGGTCGGCGCGGATATGCGGCCAACGACTCATGAGCACGCACCTGATCGCCAGCACGGTCCTGATGGGGCTGGTCCTGGGGACGATCTACTTCGCCATCGCCCGCCTGGACAGACAGGAGCGACGGGAGACCGCTGCGGCGCTGCCGGCCACCCGGTCGGAGGCGACGGTTGGGCGGCTCTCGAAGACGGCCGACGACCCCGCCGAGCTCGGCGCCATCTTCGTCGTGCTCGTCCTGGCGGTCGGCGCGGTGACCCTGGCGTCCGTCGGCGGCGCTCCCGACCTGCTCCCGGGTGCGTTCGGCATCGTGGTGGTGCTGCTGGGGCTGCTGGTCACCGGATTCCTCTTCCTCGGGACCTACGTGGTCGTCCGCCAGCACGGCCTCGGGCCCGCCCACGGGGTCGCGGTCGGGCTGTTCGGCGTCGGCGGCGTCGGCATCCTCGTCGTCGCGGCGAACCTGGTCTTCGGATTCGTCTGAGTTACCGCCCGTCGCGCTGGAGCAATCCGAATCCCGGCCGGTAGGAGAGCAGGAGAACCGTCACGACGAAGACGACCGTCCCTGCGCCGTAGGTCAGCGACGACGCGGCCGCGGTGAGCGCGCCCGCCCCGCCGACGAAGCCGCCGAGCACCGACGCCACGACCGGGAGCGTACAGGAGACGCAGGAGAACAGACCCAGCAGCCCGCCCGCGACCGCGCTCTTCGCCTCGATGGCCGTCGCGTAGACGAGGTACGAGAGGACCGCGTAGCCGAACGCCATGTACGGGATGAACGCGAACTGGACGGTCTCGCCGCCGTAGAGGACCGCCGGGTTCCAGCCCGGGGGGAGGTCGGTGACCTGGACCGTGAGCCCGGTGGCGATACCCTGGGAGGGGCCGAACAGGCCGCCGACGAACCCCAGCAGAAGGTAGTAGCCGACGGCGACGACCGCGGCGACGCGCCTCGTCCGGGCGTCGGTCGGCGCCGGCGACGTTCGGAGCAGCGCCCACGCGCCAACGGTGATCCAGACGACCGGGTACGCCCAGAGGCTGGTCACCGGTCGGCCGGAGTAGATGGCGTAGGCCAGGACCAGGAGGACGAGCGTGTTCGCGACGACGGCGGTGTACAGCAGCGTCCGTCGGTCGCCGTCACCGAGCGCGTCGACGCGACGCGTCGCGCGGTCGAACATCAGAACGCCAGGGCGTCGACGACGACGGCGACGAGCAACAGGCCGAGGTAGGCGTTCGAGGCGTGGAACGCCCGGAACGCCGCCGACTCGGTCTGCTCGCGGTGCAGCCTGACGACCGTCCAGAGGAAGACCGCGCCGAGGGCGACCGTCGTGACCGCGTAGAGCCACCCGAGGTCGGTCAGCGCCGTCAGGGCGCTCGCGCCCAGCAGCGTCGCCCCGAGGTACAGCACGATGTGCTTCCGGGTCTCCGTTTCGCCGCGGACGACCGGCATCATCGGGAAGCCGCCGCGCTCGTAGTCGTCCCGGTAGGCGAGCGCGAGGTTGTAGAAGTGCGCCGGCGTCCACAGGAAGATCACC includes:
- the coxB gene encoding cytochrome c oxidase subunit II — encoded protein: MPEEWRAQAEVFSEIFWVFLVIGTLVGVVVVGYTLYHAYRGRDTAAKADDGFEPPVLGELPTGQSGAKSRKLFVSFGISAVIVISLVAYSYFLLLYVEEGPTHDVEGDSAEQLEVQVVGVQFSWQFVYPNGVQTYDELRVPQGEVIRLTVTSNDVWHNFGIPELRVKADSIPGQEQETWFLADETGNYTANCYELCGQGHSDMVGEVIVMENEAFYEWYESQASENSSDDSGAGNSTSDGSEAGNSTSDNSTANASGGESTPEGTETGSTPGGESNGSNTTGRQPAVRPAEVAAV
- a CDS encoding DUF7546 family protein, with the protein product MFDRATRRVDALGDGDRRTLLYTAVVANTLVLLVLAYAIYSGRPVTSLWAYPVVWITVGAWALLRTSPAPTDARTRRVAAVVAVGYYLLLGFVGGLFGPSQGIATGLTVQVTDLPPGWNPAVLYGGETVQFAFIPYMAFGYAVLSYLVYATAIEAKSAVAGGLLGLFSCVSCTLPVVASVLGGFVGGAGALTAAASSLTYGAGTVVFVVTVLLLSYRPGFGLLQRDGR